Below is a window of bacterium DNA.
CGAGGTGCTCGGGCTTGTTGTCGGAGTTGGCGCCCACGTCGAGCAGGACGCAGCCGCCCGCCTTGCTCGGGAACCAGGTGGCGATGGCCGGCCGCAGCACGCCCGGCAGCGCGCCGAGGTAGAGCATCGCCCCGGCCACCATCGCGCCCGTCGAGCCGGCGCTCACAATGCCGTCCACGGCGCCGGCCTTGAGGTCCTGCATGCCGCGCACGATCGGCGAGTCCTTCTTGCGCCGCACCGCCGTGGCCGGCGACTCGTGCATCTCGATGGACTCGCTGGTGGGCACGATCTCGAAACTGTCCGCCGACTCGCCCGCCGACCTCAGGATTTCGGCGATGGCTGTCGGCTCGCCGTAGAGCCGCAGCGTCGGCGCCGGCTCCAGCTCGCGCCGGGCGCGGAGGGCGCCGCGAACCAGCACCGCCGGCCCGTGATCGCCTCCCATCACATCCAGGGCGAGCTTCACGCCGCCTAGTCCGCCTCGACCGTCTGCACCTGGCGGCCCGCGTACCAGCCGCAGTTCGGGCAGATCCGGTGGCTGGGCTTCATCTGACTGCAGTGCTTGCAGCGCACCAGGCTGGGCGTGCGCGCGGCGGCGAGCCAGACGGCCCGCGTCATGCGCGAGCGCGAGCGGCTCTTGCGCTTCTTGGGGAGACCCATCGTTCAGTCCTTTCCGGTGTCGTCGCCGGGAAGCGCCTCGCCTTCGCGCTCGGCTTCCAGACGCCGCTTCAGTTCCGCGAGCGGCCCCCAGCGGGGGTCCCGCTCCTCATCCGCGCGGCCCTCGCCGGTCGCGGCGCCCGGCGG
It encodes the following:
- a CDS encoding 50S ribosomal protein L32, which gives rise to MGLPKKRKSRSRSRMTRAVWLAAARTPSLVRCKHCSQMKPSHRICPNCGWYAGRQVQTVEAD